Below is a genomic region from Tursiops truncatus isolate mTurTru1 chromosome 4, mTurTru1.mat.Y, whole genome shotgun sequence.
GGTAGCTGTAGCTGCCCCAGTAGCATCCTGGGAAGACAGTGCTGGAGAAGTTGTTATAGCACATGGTGTCTGGAGTTGGGGGCCTAGATAGCAGTAGAATGCGTTTCCTCAGTATGAtggattcccttctctccatccttctttATATACCCTGGCTGTGGGGTGTGGTGAAAAACACAAGGGGTCATTTTCATTGACACCTGTTTGCTTCACAAATAGCTCATTAGTTTGTTTTGCTTGCTTAAGACATCTTTACACTTGCTTAAGAAATTTCTCATGTGATAGAACACAGGGGCAGGATTCCTTCAAATAAATTGTGTCCCTTCATTTAAAATACGCATTGCAGAGACTTCAAAGCACTGGGTCTTGTAGGTCCTAGATACAAGCGTCTGCGAGCAGGCATTACAATACCAAGAAATTTTCTGAGGTTGTTAACTGTCATTCAGTCCTCTTGCTCTTTGAACGTCCATACCACACAGCTGGAATTCaaaaaatatgtgttgaataaattaataaatgaaataacaaatacaTAATAAGACTGCCTCAAAATGGAGATATTTCTTAGTATTCACCTGATTAAAgaattttttgcagtatgcaagATAAATGCCAAAGAGTTCATTGGAAAGACTCCTTTTTTCGCCTTTATCTATAGCTACCCTGTTTACAAAActggataaaattttaattttaattatagtaCCTGCCTGAACTATATTTAACATCACATTTCTAAACCACTGCCTGAACTAATTATcttgtaattattaaaaaaaaatggagcttgTGGATTGATCCTAGAAATAAATTGTCAAATATCATCTGTTGGTCTAATATGCTTTTCAAagtaaatgttgaaaataataacaggataaaaacagaaatattaatgggaaattttaccttaaaatgtaaactatttttttccattagatcTAATAAGACCAGATTATCTAACAAATGTGATGATCTTGTAAAGAGCCAGATGACAATATTAAAtcaaagttatttcatttttagaatgATTATGCACCCCAggattgggaaaaaaaatcattcctctCTCTAAATGGAAATTTAGTCCTCAAATATGAATTAAAGGAGGAATAAGATTGATCAAACCCATCTTGGGTCATGcaagacttaaaaaattattctcagaTACCTGCATTAATATTCCTTGGAATGGCACTTAAGagaaaatttacagaaaatacagcAAAAGAGGACATAtggcacagaaataaaaagacacagaacTGCAAGGAAtcattcttagaaaggcacagaACAGATACATATGACATACTAGCCCCCAAATTTTTACTTTAGATTTCAGACGTAAATTTCCTTCCTGTTACTAGCAGCTAAGACCTAAATTTCTGGAGGCATATAGAGGTCACAGGCTGACTCCAAGGACAAGGTGAGACACTTGGAAAAATGCACAGCTGTGACAGTGTTTCAACCACTAATTGGTTAATTATAACAGAGGTATTTTTGAAAATACACTGTGTTCTTGCGGCATCCTTGCTCATGAACAAAGCTGTATGGCCACCTAGGGTGATTCagcatttaaaattcaaacactTCATGTGACTTATAGCTAAATAAGACCAGGAAATTACAATTAGCTTCACTCACAAAATATAAAGGCATTCAACAGCAGATCCTTCTCTAAAAATCATAGAATAATTTATGTCTTATTTCTGCCGTCATCACATTGCCCTgctccataaagaaaaaaactggtaatatttgaaaaaagaaaaattgaaaaaaaatagcatcatacaatggaaagaaaaaagattgagtTAATGTTAAAATTCAGTTATGATGCTCTGTTTAAATAAATTCCCCCTCTCACTTGCCTACCCAATCAAACAATATGCTAGCTTTGCCCTGCAGGGCACAATACCCAACTCTGTATCTGAGTAGTAATggtgaataaaaattaaaatatgttgtctttttaaaaacttaagtcGTATTTACAAAGAACATTCTTAATTTTCTCTAGAAATTCTGCAGAAAATCATAACACAAGAAAATTTTAGGGAAATACATGATTTAtcaagttatttaaaaacaaaataggtaGCTAGCTTAATTTTACACTGGGTCTATGAAAGCTTTATTATAGTATAGGTTTATCTAGATGCAGGTGTTGTAGAGCCTGAAGTTTATACAATGTTGAGAAGCCTCTTGATGAAAAACAGtaaacataaaagtataaaattcagtacaaaaataaacatttgttaaaatgataaatcaCAAATTTAAACACTAATAAAAGTCACAAATATtataaacttttgaaaaaatgttCTTACTACATAACTGCCTGACACGCTTC
It encodes:
- the KRTAP8-1 gene encoding keratin-associated protein 8-1, whose translation is MERRESIILRKRILLLSRPPTPDTMCYNNFSSTVFPGCYWGSYSYPLGYSVGCGYVSTHSPVGYGFGYGYNGCGAFDYRRFWPSALY